A stretch of Vanessa cardui chromosome 26, ilVanCard2.1, whole genome shotgun sequence DNA encodes these proteins:
- the LOC124540663 gene encoding uncharacterized protein LOC124540663: MNNSLDFIVKEEVYALKRIGEVAAKIAFYNFDWRYVTLVMFNTVQYTLALGTFLKIYKQSVIIKLGKNVPRNRIPVPQFVIFGQSSIEIIDTLLWLDKMNYDNSGKYIIVCTVSDYENCNENQIFSTLAKIKIINVIYMRGESTDDFVSFSYDIVHPGKCVSSEPYNVDVSDNCPADECYKTVFPDKLKNFNKCSLIVSTFEQPPFMYLSNDTLEPSGGDGNILKLVANALNATLEIKLPQDGNDWGQYDDGNWTGSLGDVFNDRVHASMCSLPVTADKYGNFQISFVYNSMDIVWTAKLPLQKPAWQKLLNPLQTDLRIVLFFTFVCIVFINSLMKLSKWQRLRKILKIGPTRFSLLFYSWALFLGIPILRNPSIRQFLLVMYCWIWFSFVIRNAYQAALIGSLKKHDYEEYFTSFEDVLKGKYPYGGLGNLRDYYADDSCIYDNWETMEFDQAYEVLDKISEGKSDIVLAFNKEIIVEHLIDYNGVRHLQILPEKIVNSPTVIFFKKNSVLTQPVSRILSILVEAGFSQLIHARYLRHKKLLFQLGTSHENVPLTLENFNACMVLMVFGWFLSIIFFVAEAYCGRLQDDEKQPDQKD; the protein is encoded by the coding sequence atgaataatagtTTGGATTTTATTGTAAAAGAGGAAGTTTATGCTTTAAAGAGGATTGGAGAAGTAGCTGCAAAAATTGCTTTTTACAATTTCGATTGGCGCTATGTTACATTGGTAATGTTTAATACAGTTCAGTATACATTGGCATTGGGgacatttttaaagatttataaacAGTCCGTTATTATAAAACTTGGAAAAAATGTTCCTCGTAATCGTATTCCCGTACCACAGTTTGTGATATTTGGTCAAAGCTCCATTGAAATTATCGATACTTTACTGTGGCTGGATAAAATGAATTATGATAATAgcggtaaatatattattgtatgcaCTGTGAGTGATTACgaaaattgtaatgaaaatcaaatattttcgaCTCTAGCgaagattaaaattataaacgttaTATATATGAGAGGAGAAAGTACGGATGATTTTGTATCGTTTTCATATGACATTGTCCATCCAGGGAAATGTGTAAGCAGCGAACCGTATAACGTAGATGTGTCTGACAATTGCCCTGCCGACGAATGTTACAAAACAGTATTtccagataaattaaaaaatttcaacaaatgtTCGCTCATTGTATCAACATTCGAGCAACCGCCGTTCATGTATCTGAGCAACGATACTCTAGAACCCTCTGGAGGGgatggaaatattttaaaactcgtAGCTAATGCTCTAAACGCAACGTTGGAAATAAAGTTACCTCAAGATGGAAATGATTGGGGTCAATACGATGACGGCAATTGGACTGGTTCATTAGGTGACGTTTTTAACGATCGCGTTCACGCATCCATGTGTTCGCTTCCTGTAACAGCTGACAAGTACGGGAATTTCCAAATATCCTTCGTATACAACTCAATGGATATAGTTTGGACTGCAAAACTGCCTTTACAAAAACCAGCTTGGCAGAAACTTCTGAATCCATTGCAAACCGATTTGAGAATCGTATTATTCTTTACATTTGTTTGTATTGTTTTCATTAATTCGTTAATGAAATTGAGCAAATGGCAAAGACTTCGAAAGATCCTCAAGATTGGACCTACAAGATTTAGCTTATTGTTTTATTCCTGGGCATTGTTTTTAGGAATACCAATATTAAGAAACCCATCAATTCGGCAGTTCCTGTTAGTTATGTACTGTTGGATATGGTTTAGTTTTGTCATTAGAAATGCCTATCAAGCAGCTTTAATAGGTTCTCTGAAAAAACACGATTACGAAGAATATTTTACAAGTTTCGAAGACGTATTGAAAGGTAAATATCCCTACGGCGGTCTAGGAAATTTAAGAGATTATTATGCTGACGATAGTTGTATTTATGACAATTGGGAAACTATGGAATTCGACCAAGCTTATGAGGTACTTGATAAAATATCAGAAGGAAAGTCTGATATCGTATTAGCGTTCAATAAGGAAATAATCGTTGaacatttaattgattataatggTGTTCGGCACTTGCAGATTTTACCAGAGAAAATTGTAAACAGTCCAACAGTCATTTTCTTTAAGAAGAATTCCGTGTTAACTCAGCCGGTCAGTCGTATTCTAAGTATTTTAGTGGAAGCTGGATTCAGTCAGCTCATACACGCGAGATATTTGAGACACAAGAAGCTTTTATTTCAATTGGGAACGAGTCATGAGAATGTGCCGCTTACTTTAGAGAATTTTAACGCTTGTATGGTATTAATGGTTTTTGGTTGGTtcttatctattatattttttgtggctGAAGCGTATTGTGGGCGACTTCAAGACGATGAGAAACAACCGGAtcaaaaagattaa
- the LOC124540665 gene encoding ionotropic receptor 25a-like: METNIQLDDCDGIENLAKSAAKIAFHNFKWHYVTLVLLNSAVSCGVSAFLQEYNKTAIVANVNLKPRYSEITKQFVLFGQKIDDVIYLIEWLEDHKFNYIGKFLIICQSNEFNDCDETEAVEMLWNHKITNVVFIKHKPNCGAIGYTYDFGHNCKNSPPTKLDNWENCIQNGDRCGDMFPIKLKNLYGCPLVVSTFIQVPYMDISDDDPSGADGDLLRILIEALNATLVIMTPQYGNGWGNLDENGTWVGSLGDLYYDLANFSMTSASITQSRNQDFQISNFYYTITLGWVTHPPELELPYYKLLRPFKVDTQIAFLVSFALVVITVLIFKTNICIYLYKKMKFGRIPDKVLFSSWEICMGQPISLFPANMSLCYLVLMWIWYCFLMRTFYQVHLINSLKTDIYSTQLLSIEQAIEAEYPFGGGAALKDYYINNSLVYDNWQHMESNQYYTIMLNLTEGMKFVLAMNLATAKVFLKQPGRKLHILPQKIINCPAVIFFKRFSPLVPPINRIIERLVEFGWVDVIFRNNTVTNNIERSEDVDKPIKLSNFTGCYVILLCGWTLSFVLLIIEKYYIKKQNRDSLYRN, translated from the coding sequence ATGGAAACGAATATACAATTAGATGACTGTGATGGAATAGAGAATCTAGCAAAAAGCGCTGCCAAAATAGCGTTCCACAATTTCAAATGGCACTATGTTACTTTGGTACTGCTAAATTCAGCAGTATCCTGCGGTGTGAGTGCGTTTCTCCAAGAATATAACAAAACCGCTATAGTTGCCAATGTCAATCTTAAACCGAGATATTcagaaataacaaaacaatttgtTCTATTTGGACAAAAGATCGACgatgtgatttatttaatagaatggCTAGAAGACCATAAATTCAATTACATTGGTAAGTTTTTGATAATCTGCCAATCGAACGAGTTTAATGACTGTGATGAAACAGAAGCAGTTGAAATGTTATGGAatcataaaattacaaatgttgTTTTCATTAAACACAAACCAAACTGTGGTGCGATTGGTTACACCTATGATTTTGGTCACAATTGCAAGAATTCTCCTCCAACGAAATTGGATAATTGGGAGAATTGTATACAGAACGGAGATCGTTGTGGAGATATGTTTCcgattaaattgaaaaatcttTACGGCTGTCCGCTCGTAGTTTCGACGTTTATTCAAGTTCCTTACATGGACATCAGTGACGATGATCCGTCTGGTGCTGATGGTGATCTCTTACGTATTCTGATTGAAGCGCTCAATGCAACGCTGGTTATAATGACACCGCAATACGGTAACGGCTGGGGAAATCTGGACGAGAATGGAACTTGGGTGGGCTCTCTTGGCGACTTGTATTATGATTTAGCTAACTTCTCAATGACCTCTGCAAGTATTACTCAATCGAGGAACCAGGactttcaaatttcgaatttctaTTACACCATAACGTTAGGATGGGTAACTCATCCACCTGAACTGGAGCTGCCATACTATAAACTCTTAAGGCCTTTCAAAGTAGATACGCAAATAGCTTTTTTAGTTTCATTCGCACTTGTGGTTATCAcagttttgatatttaaaacaaatatttgcatCTATCTGTATAAGAAAATGAAATTTGGACGAATTCCCGATAAGGTATTATTTTCGTCTTGGGAAATATGTATGGGTCAGCCGATTTCACTATTCCCAGCAAATATGTCACTGTGTTATTTGGTGTTAATGTGGATTTGGTACTGTTTTCTAATGAGAACATTTTATCAAGTTCATTTGATAAATTCATTGAAAACTGATATATATTCGACTCAACTTTTAAGTATAGAGCAAGCTATTGAAGCCGAGTACCCCTTTGGTGGTGGAGCTGccttaaaagattattatattaataattctttagtATACGATAATTGGCAACACATGGAAAGTAATCAATACTACACTATTATGTTAAATCTGACTGAAGGTATGAAATTTGTCTTAGCAATGAATTTAGCAACAGCTAAAGTTTTTCTAAAACAGCCTGGTAgaaaattgcatattttaccccaaaaaatcattaattgcCCGGCggtgatattttttaaacgattttcaCCTTTAGTGCCGCCGATAAATAGAATTATCGAGCGTTTGGTCGAATTTGGTTGGGTTGATGTGATCTTCAGAAATAACACGGTGACAAACAATATTGAGAGGTCTGAAGACGTGGATAAACCAatcaaattaagtaattttacaGGTTGCTATGTAATTTTGTTATGTGGTTGGACGTTGTCGttcgtattattaattattgaaaagtactacataaaaaaacaaaacagagACTCTTTGTATAGAAATTGA